The genomic window tggTGTGGTTTCCTATCCTCCTTTCCACACATCTTCCTTGTCCTCTTAAGCTCTCATGCTTACTCCCTTTCTCTACCAGCTGTTTACtatgaattttaatgaaatcatttaaaattgtttcagtttttgtCCATCACTAAGAGTGTGCATATTACAGATACTTTTgtgcaaaggagaaagaagacataaaagcaTAGGAGAAACTGCTCTTTTCACTGGTGTAGTTGATCTCAAAATAAAGATTTATCCATCACTACCCTCTTACCTGCTGGAATTCTTCCATCTGTAAGAAACAGGTCACTGAAGCCTTCGCCCAGCAGCCTATCTATTGGAGAATCTCGCCCCAAATCATAATCACTGTCCCCTGCTTCACTGTCACCACGGCCACTGTCTTTCAAGCTAAATTTGTCCATGTCTTGAAGGGCATATCTAGAAAGAGAAATCAGGCAAAGTATAGTTTTTACTCTTCAGGTTGTATGTTATTTGAGATCTAATAGCACAAGGGTCATTCATACCTATAGCTCCTGGAATATTTGTTTCCTCGAAAACTTGGCCTTGGCTGATACTGTCCCTGGTGAAGCATTGAAAGAAGCTGGGAGACCTGCTGGAAACCAAATAGACAGTACTGATTCCTGGAAACAACCTCCCAGTACACACAAGCTTTATGCAAAGAAAAACAGTCACTCACTATTTCATCCTAATTAACTGAACATAGTATCTCTGTTTCAAAGATTTACATATACTGGACTATGACAGACCATGCAGCCAGCCacccaaacagagctgaaatAGATCCCAGAGAGATCTGGATGATCTCATACAGCTAGCTTTTTCTTTTAGAAGGAAGATTCCTTTGTAAATAACTGATTGATTTCCTCTGTTTTATAGTTCAGATTAAAGTGACCAGTTACCAAAATACCTGGAGGATGCTGTAGAATACAACACTCTAACACATGTAGTCAAAGGCACAAAAAATTCAAAAGTTGAACAAATACACATGCACTGAGATGGGATTATGGAGacctcagttttttaatttttcttgcagAACATAACTATGAGAATCAAGCAAGTCCTTTTATTTCTGGCTTGAAGTATCAATCTGGGAAGTAAGGGGATTCTAATTAGGTAGACCTTTGCTAGCGtcacacttatttttcaatattatataTAGTACATGCAAGGAAATTCTTTATAAGAAACTTCAAACACTATGTTAAGATGTATATACTTGTTACACCTACATGATGTAAGTTGCATTCTATTTAACATGCATATTGTTAGTATTGTTACTTATCAGTGGAAGCGTTTAAGAACTAACACATACAGAACTTCTGATCACTAACAGCTGACTTTGTCAGTGATTAGGTGCAGGGTATGATCTTACCTCAACAGCAGGGGTGGCGTGGGTGAGTTCTAACGAGAAATTCTCTGGCACGTGGTTCGAGGAGATTGTCACCAAACTGTTGAGGGACTGGTGACTGTTGTGACTCTGCCGGCTGCCCATTTGCCCTCTTTCTAAGGTAGGAGATGAAGACGGAGACGACCTGTGATGAGATCTGATAGGCAGGGTGCCATTTACAGTAGGCACCAACGTGATGTCCCCTTTATGAATCTGTCTGGAGGGTCTTTTTGGGTGGTGCTGGTAAGTTGATTCTGCCACCCTGCAGTTGTAGGATCTCGTGTCTTTCTTTTCTCGGTTACACCTAGTTGCAAACAGCACCATAATAACCAACAACACTGCACAAATTgctcctaaggaaataattataatcatGGAGACATCCAAGGATGTCTGGCTTACTGAGGTCATTGCTGTACTTGTCACTGACTCTGCATATTCAAAGATGATACACTTCAGAAGGACTTTGGTATGCAGCTGAGGATTGCCTTTGTCCTGGATGACAACTGAGAGCTCCCATTCTGTGTAGGGAACAGATTCCATGCTTACGTTGGTATGGATGTCACATGATCGTGGATCAATGACAAAGATATTCTCCTCATTACCTGCTACTATGGAGCAGCTGAGTTCAGCATTCACACCAGAGTCTCTGTCAATTGCCCTTACTCTTGTgatgtgaaagccgctttcagcCCCTCTGGGGATGGAGATTTCTGCGGTGTTATTGCGCAGTGCAGGCCCTATAACCACGGGGACATTGTCATTTTCATCGATGATGGTGAGCACAACTGTGGTATTGCTTACAAGTTGCTTTGGACTTCCACCATCTCTTGCTTCAACCACAAAAGTGATCTGACTCACTTCCTCATGATCAAAGATTCTGAGAGCATAGATGGCTCCATTAGATGGGTCGATGGTTACATATGTAGTTATGGAACTTCCGAGGATAAAACTCTCCAAAATGGTATATGTAACTTGCCCATTTTCTCCAAGATCAGGATCTGTGGCTGTAACAGTGGTGATATATGCCCCTGGCGAGTTATTCTCCGAGATTGCAAATTCATATCGACTCCTCTGGAAGTGGGGTGGATTGTCATTTATATCATTGATTTGAACAGTAAAATGTTTTACTGTGGAGAGACTGGGTGTCCCCTTGTCCTCGGCGATTACAGTCAAACTGTATTCAGATCTCTTTTCTCTATCCAGCGTGGCGTTCGTCAAgattaaataattgttttcataagTCTTCTGAAGTTTAAAGTGACCATGTCCGTGAAGCTTACAAACTATTTCTCCATTCAGCCCAGAATCCTTGTCCTGAACCCTGACCAAGGCAACAAATGTGTCAACAGGATCCCCTTCAAAAATAtaagatatttcttcttttccaggagACATGAGgtttatgttaatttcaggtttATTGTCATTAACATCCACAACCTTAATTATAATTTTGCAATGAGCTGGGATTGAATTCGGACCCAAATCTTGAGCCTGAACATCAATCTCATAGGATTTGGTGATTTCATAATCCACTTGCTTGAAAAGAGTCAAATGTCCTCTTTCTGAATCAATCTTAAAAGTCTCTATAATTTTGGGAGACACATGACTGCTGAAGGAATAGACAATTTTCCCATTAGCGCCCTCATCTGGATCAGTGGCATTCAGGTCTAGAAGCAAAGTGCCAACGGGGGAGTTTTCTAAGAGTTGTATTATATAAGACTGCTGCTCAAAAGCAGGGCTGTTGTCATTAGAGTCAGAAATGCTGATTTTTAGGATGGATGAGCCAGACCTCTGAGGCACCCCCATGTCCGAGGCGGTGAGCTGAAGCTCGTAGCTTGACTTCAGCTCCCGATCCAGCTCTCTGACCACTATGAGCTCTGCATACTTGGCTCCATCAGTCCTGGTCCGAACCTcgatattaaaaaaatcattggcTGAGAGAGAGTACGTGTGGAGGGAATTTTCCCCAACATCTGGATCAAAGGCACTGTCCAGGGGAATACGAGTCCCGACTGCTGCACTCTCCGAGATCTCAATAGGTATGAGAGATCTTGAAAACTGGGGAGAATTGTCATTAATATCCAGCACTTCAACTTCAATATGGAAAAGCTGCAGATGCTCAGTCGGTAGAGTGATCACATCAAACTCTATAGAACAGTTCAAGTTTTTCTGGCATAGTTGTTCACGGTCAATCTTTGCCCCTATGCTGATTTCCCCATTATCCTCATTTACTACGAGGAGAGGAGAATTTCCCCTTTGCATGGCTCGAAAACGAACAGTAGAAGGATTAGGCAGCTTCACTAAAACATCAGCCACATCCTCTGATAGTCTTGCAATTACCGATCCAACCCTCTGCTCCTCATAAATcctgtattttaaattcttgccTAGTACATCGGAGTTGAAAGATACCACCAGGAGTGCAAACACAAATCTAAAGTGCATTTTAGCATTCATTTGGTGCATCAGTCAGTTTATGAGATTCCTCTCACAGAGCGAGGTAAAACAGCAAAGCAATTCCCTCAACTTCCTTTGGCAACTTAAAGCTAAGCTACATTTGGTACTGGAAACTTGAAAGCGTCTCTTAATAACACAGCACAGCAATTAACAGCTCGCAAACTTTTGTTTCATACACACCGTGTCACGACTTCCAGATATTACCGGCATGGAGTCCATCCAATCCTTGCATTTGTTTGGCTGTTTGTCCTGTTGGCAGGCAAAAAGGTGTCACCTCCGCGTTTTCCCCCTTGTGTAGTCGGAATCCGTCTATTGCAGGGTGCCGGCAGAGTCTGCGGTGGATCTTTCCCGAGcgattctttctccctttctctgctcggCTGCAGACTAAACACCCGTGATTGCTGACTCCAGTCGAAAATCTGTACAACTTCACTTCAACTCAGACAAAGCTCTCTTGCCCGGCGTGTGTTGAATCGCTTCCAGCCAATCAGCGTCCTTCCAAATCAAAAGCTGATGGAGTCCCCAAAGCGAGGGCAGGGCGGGCGGGAGTGgcgggtgggagagggagggagatggagagagaatcggggaggaggagggcgggggctgggggtgcgggAGCGAGCGGAGCGAGCAGGGCCattgggggctggggtggaggatgggagaggctCCTTCActgctcctcccttcctccacccctctccccctcctcttctccttctacTGCGTTCACTTTCTCTGAGCGTGCCACGACAAAGGGAAGacaaattacagaagaaaaactttaaatcaaCTTCTGGTCGCTTTTATTTATATGGCATTTTAAATTGTCCTGGTTTTCTTAATTGCTCGTTCTTCTTACACAAACATGTAATCTTGCTTTTCATAGTCTTTGGGTACTGGTTTAACTTAACATGCCTCTAAGTGTATTTTGCTGGTGGaggaatttaataaaatttgaaaacttgctTCTAATTATGCTTCTCAgcccgcccccttcccctccccctctggaaAGACTTGGGTCTTTCTCCTTGTGTGAGCACAAGCAGATTCTTAGGGCTCTGTTTTAAAGAACAGAACAAGTAAAGaggtttcattttctgtttttctttcatcttcattctTTGAAGATAAGTAAAGGGCTATTTTGCACTCTTGATTTCTCTTAATTAGCAAGATGTAAAGGAACACCTTAGGATTTGAAACTAATTAACAGTACGGTTCTACGTTATAACACTTCTTTCCTAGAGTTTGGGCAAAACTGGCTGTGATACTTCTTTGTCCTGTAGTTCAAAAATCCTATTTACCTTTGGTAAAAGACATTTCATGCTTTAGCATGTCATTTTATACCAAAGGGTAGAATCTATACATGGTGAGTCTTCACAATGAATACTGGGTGGGGCAAGGGGCTTGGGGGCATGGACTCAGTCGTTTACAAgtcaaatttttataatatatgtattatttatgagAATGTTTTTAggatatgtattttaaaagcccaAAGCTTGTTTACATTGAAGAATAAAATGCCTGAGCTGAAAATTGCATTTTGTGTGCATCAAAATGCTAAGGAAGTATCATGGGAGGCTTGTGCTCTATCCAGGTCACAGAAACTGATATGgtattcttatttgaaaatatgattatttATGATGTTCTTTCTGCTCTGCAATTCCTTTTAAGTTTATCATCATGGCTCTAGTCTTGCTGTTTTTTTTCATACCTCTTGCATTATTCCTTAGCTGTCTTCATCCACTTGCATATTTGCTGTTTCACATAATCTCACTGtcacttttttccatttattttctcccactctctgTTTTGCCCCccagaaacatattttttaagaaagcaattttctgatttttccactTTGCTTACTCTCAGCAGAGCTCAGCTAAATTCACTAAGAAGGttctttctgaaaaagaaagcagaggagtcTCAGCGTGAACTCTCCTTCTTTTTAGGCATTCAAATCATTTTATAAGCCATTGTCTTCCccgtctccccccaccccccacccagaaaCCAGTACTGTGTGGCAAATTGTGCAGAATAGAAATGTCTATAATGAATGTAGTTAGTACTGGGTCACGCTGGTGAACATTCTGCCCCCTTGAATAATACTGTTTTACAAGTTTGTAGCCCTTTCAGATTGCTGATCCCCAAACCCTATAGGCAAACTAGGAAAACTACCACAAGCAACTGGGACTTTAGAAACCCATAGCCATCTGGTCTAGATCTTGAACAATCTAAGCCAATAATTATATCAGTTCAGGCTTTAGTGAACCCCTTTGCAAACACcaaaagagcaaagaaaggaaTTAGTGACTATTCAAAGTTGGGGTGAGAATTCAAAAGTAATCTAATTCTGTTAGTTCTAGGAGAGTTTTCTTTATGGATTTGATAAGTCtacccccccaaaaccccaagaGCAATGGATTTGATTACCTTAATGTAGAGGACATTTTCCCCTAATgcttaaaaagtagaaatatttctaaaatcttgcttttatttctgacaGTGAGCTTGAACAGAACTGATTTTGTGAAAAAGAGCTTCAGAGTAACTTACTGAAATAGTTAAAGCAGGTTGTAAATTAATATATACTCATAAATGTGTTTCCATGAGTAAGTCTCTGAAGAACTTGGAATCTTTTCATAGAGAAGAGCTTTTTTCACTTGCTCCATCATCTTTACCAAATATTGCTTCAATTTCAGCTGGCCAGTCTCTCCCTGAGGAATTATATAGACCTACTTGATagtattttgcttttgatttctcctCAGTATATACTACTCTGTTTTTCAAACTAGTTTTCAAAAAGTACAGAATAGAAACTAAATCTTTCCTTTGAACTTTTGATTGGTTCCAGCAATTCAGAATGTCCTTATTTGGTAGTGTTGAAAAGAAAATACCCAAAAAAAGTATCTTCCTTATAAGTTGCTATTTCTGAAAAGATTTGAATCAGGGgagaaaaactgataaacttaGTTAGATGTCATCTAATGGTGACTGGATTGAACTTTCGTCTGGAATTTTACAAAGTCATGAAGAAGTAGTAGATTTCTAGAACAACTTCTTAGATATCTCAGTGAAGAAGCAGTGATTGAATGTTCCTTGAAGTCCTTCCACCTTTGCAATGGCAGCATTTGTTGACAAGAAAGGAGGTGGCTCCACCTCTGGAGGATGACCATGGCATTCTGAGTGATAATGGGCACTCGGCTCCTGCAGGAGGATGTCTCTGCTTCCATTGTCTTGTGCATATTTTATTCACAAATCTCCTTTTACCACTTCTACCTAAGTTGgctgaaaattgcttttttctagAGACTAGAATAAAGATACCAGCTGGCATATGCAATATATCCTGTCACCTCTAATAACACTTTCTTCATGCCATTTATGGtgattacttttgttttaaaacaaagctttataatataaatctttaatgcatttttctttcctgctgaagaggaaaggaaatgtaaGACTCAATTGTAAAGCTCATACATCTCTCCACTACATGAAGGATAGTGACTTTTTTGGTACTGGAATACAAaattaaagtcattaaaatttcTTACAAGCagttgtgaattttaaaaattcttagttaTTAATTTGTATTAATATAGGATCTCACAATCTTCTTGTAGATTGACATAACATGATAACCTTTCTCATAGCATTTGTTGTGAAATGCCTTGGGAGGAACTCATGGTCTTCTTGACACAATATGGCTATAAGAAGCTTAAATAATTACTGTGTATCTGGTGaaattaaagaatagaaaatgctTTACTAGACAAAAGTTGGCGAAGTTAAGAAATCTCAATACACTGGAACTCTTTAAGATAAAAACCTTGAATTTTTATATGAGcccaacatatatatgaatacaggTACCACCAATTGGTAGCTATGTAATCATGAACAAATTATTCATTTCCTCTGAGTTTGTTTAATCTTCTGGGAATGGTAATAATTTACTGTAAAGAATTcttataagaattaaaaagttGCTTTCCACAGAGGCTGGCCTGGAGTAAACATACAACAAAggttagtttccttttcttagcctctgtgtgtctgttttcttcctaacatccattgaagaaaaaaaaaatgaagtgaattaTAGCCACGGTCCTTGTTGCTTTTCAAGCTTTTGGTTTAGAtgcttatataattttatactgaaaagatGAAGGTCTCCccattttttatttatgaagGTCACTTGTGAAACATAATTGACAAAACTAATAGTACTGATCTATGATGGTCTTGAAAACTTATTGGTTCACTGAAGAAAATTCTACAGGGTCAATCAAATATACCTACGTATACCTCCAGACTCTAAACAGTAGAAACATGTCTAATGATACAGTTAAAAGAAGTCTATCAAGTGCTTAATTATATATTTGGTAGGCTACGCATCTGATATTGCCGGCTCTCAAATCCTTTGTGaaacagtgatttctttttaatatcatgTCATACCATACTGAGAAGACAAAAGGATGTAATTTGATATGATAGCTTGTCAAAGACAAGGAAAGATAAAACTTGTCAAgtaagattttcatttaaaaagtactatTAGACCTTTTATCCGTCATTTTACATCTCTTCATGTTGTTGTCCCTGTCTTCCATTGACTaatcaagaatatacaatgtaaaATCACTGAACAGTATGAACTCTTTATTGGAACAAAGCTATCAACATACGATCAAGGGTTGGGAAATGAGAATGGATCCTAAATTATCATGAGACTTGTGGGCTAGAAATAGAGTTTAGTAGAATTCTGATCAAAACAATGGGATAAATGCCCATGGGAGGGCCACACACATGGAGGCATAGCTGTGCAGGTGCCAGGAGGCAGCATCAGTGGGAGGCCAGGAAGAGCTGGAGTCCATGAAATACAGTGACAGGTGCTAGGCCAATTTTGTCTGAGTGGGCAATCAGCATTTGGGATGTCCTGCCAAAGGTAGAATGCCAAGTTCCAGCAGGTGACTTAAGGTCTGGCAACAGGCAATCAGCTGAGTCCAGATGCAAGGCATGTAGGTAAACTGCTGTTCATTTTAGGACTTCAGGCCTTCTGAACCAGACAGGTTGTGAAATTAGATATTACAACggagagaaaaagacaggcaCCTAAGATCCAGTATTCTGAAAATGGGCACATACAGGGAGCCTAGACAAAATCTGAGACATGATCGCAACATTAAACTCAATGGCAGCAAAGTTGATTTTAGGGTTAATTATCTGAACTGTTACACAGTCTCTTAAATTTCCTTCCCAACAGGGCCGTATCCTGAGGCAGAAACTAAGCCTGCAAATTGTGTTCCCGAAGTTGCTGCTAAGATTTGAGGGACGCAGGGGGAGAGCTAACCCTTAAGTGAGTTGAATCTCAGTTCTTAATTTAAAGCATTTCTGCACTGTGTATGGTCCATAGAGAGCAGGCTGGGCATTatctggaagcttgttagaaatgcagaatctcagacagCACCTCAGACCTACTCAAACagattctgcattttaataagatccttGGTTGATTtctatgcacattaaagtttgagacaCAATGCTGCAAAGAGTAAGCTATTGTCTGAAGTGGTCGAAACCCTAGCATAATGGTACTCAGACCCTATGTGCTGTGAGATTTTGCTCCTCCAGGGAGTTTAGACAATTGGCATATGGTAAAGATTACCATAGAAAGGGCCAGAGCTGAGATTCCATTTACTCAAGATTATAAGTAGAAGTGATATAAGAAAACTTCTCTATTTAGTTAAATTCATAGAAAGAAAAGAGTTTCCCCCTGGATCCAATGTTTTATACCAGTTATCTCCCTGTCCTTATCTATTTAAGCAGTATACTTATCATTAGGGAAGGAAATActtctcagaaaa from Camelus ferus isolate YT-003-E chromosome 2, BCGSAC_Cfer_1.0, whole genome shotgun sequence includes these protein-coding regions:
- the PCDH18 gene encoding protocadherin-18 isoform X1, whose protein sequence is MHQMNAKMHFRFVFALLVVSFNSDVLGKNLKYRIYEEQRVGSVIARLSEDVADVLVKLPNPSTVRFRAMQRGNSPLLVVNEDNGEISIGAKIDREQLCQKNLNCSIEFDVITLPTEHLQLFHIEVEVLDINDNSPQFSRSLIPIEISESAAVGTRIPLDSAFDPDVGENSLHTYSLSANDFFNIEVRTRTDGAKYAELIVVRELDRELKSSYELQLTASDMGVPQRSGSSILKISISDSNDNSPAFEQQSYIIQLLENSPVGTLLLDLNATDPDEGANGKIVYSFSSHVSPKIIETFKIDSERGHLTLFKQVDYEITKSYEIDVQAQDLGPNSIPAHCKIIIKVVDVNDNKPEININLMSPGKEEISYIFEGDPVDTFVALVRVQDKDSGLNGEIVCKLHGHGHFKLQKTYENNYLILTNATLDREKRSEYSLTVIAEDKGTPSLSTVKHFTVQINDINDNPPHFQRSRYEFAISENNSPGAYITTVTATDPDLGENGQVTYTILESFILGSSITTYVTIDPSNGAIYALRIFDHEEVSQITFVVEARDGGSPKQLVSNTTVVLTIIDENDNVPVVIGPALRNNTAEISIPRGAESGFHITRVRAIDRDSGVNAELSCSIVAGNEENIFVIDPRSCDIHTNVSMESVPYTEWELSVVIQDKGNPQLHTKVLLKCIIFEYAESVTSTAMTSVSQTSLDVSMIIIISLGAICAVLLVIMVLFATRCNREKKDTRSYNCRVAESTYQHHPKRPSRQIHKGDITLVPTVNGTLPIRSHHRSSPSSSPTLERGQMGSRQSHNSHQSLNSLVTISSNHVPENFSLELTHATPAVEQVSQLLSMLHQGQYQPRPSFRGNKYSRSYRYALQDMDKFSLKDSGRGDSEAGDSDYDLGRDSPIDRLLGEGFSDLFLTDGRIPAAMRLCTEECRVLGHSDQCWMPPLPSPSSDYRSNMFIPGEEFPSQPQQQNPHQSLEDDAQPADSGEKKKSFSTFGKDSPSDEDSGDTSTSSLLSEMSSVFQRLLPASLDTYSECSEADRSNSLERRKGPLPTKAVGYPQGVAAWAASTHFQNPTTNSGPPLGTHSSVQPSAKWLPAMEEIPENYEEDDFDNVLNHLNDGKHELMDASELVAEINKLLQDVRQS
- the PCDH18 gene encoding protocadherin-18 isoform X2, with the translated sequence MHQMNAKMHFRFVFALLVVSFNSDVLGKNLKYRIYEEQRVGSVIARLSEDVADVLVKLPNPSTVRFRAMQRGNSPLLVVNEDNGEISIGAKIDREQLCQKNLNCSIEFDVITLPTEHLQLFHIEVEVLDINDNSPQFSRSLIPIEISESAAVGTRIPLDSAFDPDVGENSLHTYSLSANDFFNIEVRTRTDGAKYAELIVVRELDRELKSSYELQLTASDMGVPQRSGSSILKISISDSNDNSPAFEQQSYIIQLLENSPVGTLLLDLNATDPDEGANGKIVYSFSSHVSPKIIETFKIDSERGHLTLFKQVDYEITKSYEIDVQAQDLGPNSIPAHCKIIIKVVDVNDNKPEININLMSPGKEEISYIFEGDPVDTFVALVRVQDKDSGLNGEIVCKLHGHGHFKLQKTYENNYLILTNATLDREKRSEYSLTVIAEDKGTPSLSTVKHFTVQINDINDNPPHFQRSRYEFAISENNSPGAYITTVTATDPDLGENGQVTYTILESFILGSSITTYVTIDPSNGAIYALRIFDHEEVSQITFVVEARDGGSPKQLVSNTTVVLTIIDENDNVPVVIGPALRNNTAEISIPRGAESGFHITRVRAIDRDSGVNAELSCSIVAGNEENIFVIDPRSCDIHTNVSMESVPYTEWELSVVIQDKGNPQLHTKVLLKCIIFEYAESVTSTAMTSVSQTSLDVSMIIIISLGAICAVLLVIMVLFATRCNREKKDTRSYNCRVAESTYQHHPKRPSRQIHKGDITLVPTVNGTLPIRSHHRSSPSSSPTLERGQMGSRQSHNSHQSLNSLVTISSNHVPENFSLELTHATPAVEVSQLLSMLHQGQYQPRPSFRGNKYSRSYRYALQDMDKFSLKDSGRGDSEAGDSDYDLGRDSPIDRLLGEGFSDLFLTDGRIPAAMRLCTEECRVLGHSDQCWMPPLPSPSSDYRSNMFIPGEEFPSQPQQQNPHQSLEDDAQPADSGEKKKSFSTFGKDSPSDEDSGDTSTSSLLSEMSSVFQRLLPASLDTYSECSEADRSNSLERRKGPLPTKAVGYPQGVAAWAASTHFQNPTTNSGPPLGTHSSVQPSAKWLPAMEEIPENYEEDDFDNVLNHLNDGKHELMDASELVAEINKLLQDVRQS
- the PCDH18 gene encoding protocadherin-18 isoform X3, with the protein product MHQMNAKMHFRFVFALLVVSFNSDVLGKNLKYRIYEEQRVGSVIARLSEDVADVLVKLPNPSTVRFRAMQRGNSPLLVVNEDNGEISIGAKIDREQLCQKNLNCSIEFDVITLPTEHLQLFHIEVEVLDINDNSPQFSRSLIPIEISESAAVGTRIPLDSAFDPDVGENSLHTYSLSANDFFNIEVRTRTDGAKYAELIVVRELDRELKSSYELQLTASDMGVPQRSGSSILKISISDSNDNSPAFEQQSYIIQLLENSPVGTLLLDLNATDPDEGANGKIVYSFSSHVSPKIIETFKIDSERGHLTLFKQVDYEITKSYEIDVQAQDLGPNSIPAHCKIIIKVVDVNDNKPEININLMSPGKEEISYIFEGDPVDTFVALVRVQDKDSGLNGEIVCKLHGHGHFKLQKTYENNYLILTNATLDREKRSEYSLTVIAEDKGTPSLSTVKHFTVQINDINDNPPHFQRSRYEFAISENNSPGAYITTVTATDPDLGENGQVTYTILESFILGSSITTYVTIDPSNGAIYALRIFDHEEVSQITFVVEARDGGSPKQLVSNTTVVLTIIDENDNVPVVIGPALRNNTAEISIPRGAESGFHITRVRAIDRDSGVNAELSCSIVAGNEENIFVIDPRSCDIHTNVSMESVPYTEWELSVVIQDKGNPQLHTKVLLKCIIFEYAESVTSTAMTSVSQTSLDVSMIIIISLGAICAVLLVIMVLFATRCNREKKDTRSYNCRVAESTYQHHPKRPSRQIHKGDITLVPTVNGTLPIRSHHRSSPSSSPTLERGQMGSRQSHNSHQSLNSLVTISSNHVPENFSLELTHATPAVEQVSQLLSMLHQGQYQPRPSFRGNKYSRSYRYALQDMDKFSLKDSGRGDSEAGDSDYDLGRDSPIDRLLGEGFSDLFLTDGRIPAEHLAEG